One stretch of Girardinichthys multiradiatus isolate DD_20200921_A chromosome 2, DD_fGirMul_XY1, whole genome shotgun sequence DNA includes these proteins:
- the islr2 gene encoding immunoglobulin superfamily containing leucine-rich repeat protein 2: MARRILQLLALWTTLIGIVQSCPELCNCQDKFTHQFADCAYKDLLEVPVGLPFNVTTVSLSANKIKSLKSKSFVNIIQVSSLWLAHNEIVSIEANTLAPLIQLRNLDISNNKIVNFPWGDLQNLTALQLLKMNNNEMVNLPKDAFSTLKDLRSLRINNNRFTTIAQGTFSALSSMSHLQIFSNPFTCSCNLEWLRDWIETTKIAVPDTNLIQCEAPEHLKGVEVSKIPKLQCEAPIVTITYQPNIENTVLHEGVSVILNCETKGSPMPLVSWEVTAGNQNYLFPLPSTVEVNDLPVNDKTTNNRFLVFRNRTLFIPHMSKKEDGNYSCSAVNELGKAESSVKLAVAPSPKQGSNSVPDSTLDKSRQSGKKPSDPKAVKNNVINWAKHEEKTKEIPDDRSKHKTGESEQGGGVYKDPSFGSKCGVREGSEYISNHAFNMTLDDLKQYTFDFGVIALEVSETEAKVQLNPLQLPSSKSNLHLSQNENQEMVVKEPFGLRQSSSSKDTLDMLYLCVKTGNGHSLVQWSNIEEGVNAYLFHGLQPGTNYTLCLTYGGQDCQVQVVFTTRKKIPSLLIIVVVSIFLLGLATVPLLGATCCHLLYKYQGKTYKLIMKAHNPDQMEKQMTRDFDPRASFVESEKTFNPSEVGDREGEEEAEAEEGDGDEDGDAEGSVVTESIPGSSSKTNPEEFEVGSEYSDRLPLGAEAVTISEEINGNYKQPSR, from the coding sequence ATGGCTAGAAGGATCCTGCAGCTCCTTGCTTTGTGGACTACTTTGATCGGCATTGTGCAGAGCTGTCCAGAGCTCTGCAACTGCCAGGATAAATTTACCCACCAGTTTGCTGACTGTGCCTACAAAGATCTGCTTGAGGTGCCTGTCGGCCTCCCCTTTAACGTTACCACTGTGAGCCTCTCAGCCAACAAGATCAAATCCCTGAAAAGTAAAAGCTTTGTCAACATCATTCAGGTCAGCTCTCTCTGGCTGGCACACAATGAGATCGTCAGCATCGAGGCGAACACCTTGGCCCCCCTGATTCAGCTTCGCAACCTGGACATTAGCAACAATAAGATTGTAAATTTCCCCTGGGGAGACTTGCAAAACCTCACAGCACTACAGCTTCTAAAAATGAACAACAACGAGATGGTGAACCTTCCGAAGGACGCCTTCTCCACTCTGAAAGACCTCAGGTCCCTCCGCATCAACAACAACAGGTTCACTACCATTGCGCAGGGTACCTTCAGCGCTCTCTCCTCAATGTCCCACCTGCAGATTTTCAGCAACCCGTTCACCTGCTCCTGCAACCTAGAGTGGCTGAGGGATTGGATTGAAACCACAAAAATTGCTGTACCTGATACTAATCTAATCCAGTGTGAGGCCCCTGAACATCTGAAGGGGGTGGAGGTTTCAAAGATTCCTAAATTGCAGTGTGAAGCCCCTATTGTGACCATAACCTATCAACCAAACATAGAGAACACTGTTCTTCATGAGGGTGTTTCCGTCATCTTAAACTGTGAGACAAAAGGGAGCCCTATGCCTCTGGTCAGCTGGGAGGTGACTGCTGGAAATCAAAATTATCTCTTCCCCCTGCCATCCACTGTAGAAGTAAATGATTTACCAGTAAATGATAAAACAACCAACAATAGATTTCTTGTATTTAGAAACAGGACTCTCTTCATCCCTCACATGAGCAAGAAGGAGGATGGCAATTATAGTTGCTCTGCTGTGAATGAGTTAGGTAAGGCAGAGAGCAGTGTCAAACTGGCTGTAGCTCCGAGCCCAAAGCAGGGAAGCAATTCAGTCCCCGATTCAACTCTGGACAAGAGCCGTCAATCTGGTAAAAAACCTTCAGACCCCAAGGCGGTCAAGAACAATGTGATCAACTGGGCTAAGCATGAGGAAAAGACAAAGGAAATCCCTGATGATCGTTCAAAGCACAAAACTGGTGAATCAGAACAGGGTGGAGGTGTTTACAAGGACCCCAGCTTTGGAAGCAAATGTGGTGTGAGAGAAGGCAGCGAATACATCTCCAATCATGCCTTTAACATGACTCTGGATGACCTGAAGCAGTACACCTTCGATTTTGGTGTCATTGCGTTGGAAGTGTCAGAAACCGAGGCCAAAGTGCAGTTGAACCCACTGCAGCTCCCCAGCAGCAAGTCTAACCTTCATCTGAGTCAGAATGAGAACCAGGAAATGGTCGTCAAAGAGCCCTTTGGTCTGCGGCAGTCTTCTTCCAGTAAGGACACGTTGGACATGCTCTACCTCTGCGTGAAAACAGGAAATGGACACTCCCTGGTACAGTGGTCTAACATAGAGGAGGGGGTTAATGCATACCTCTTCCACGGCTTACAGCCTGGCACTAATTACACTCTCTGTCTTACTTATGGGGGGCAAGACTGCCAGGTCCAAGTGGTCTTCacgacaagaaaaaaaatcccctccCTGCTAATTATTGTGGTTGTCAGCATTTTCCTATTGGGCCTGGCCACTGTTCCCTTGCTGGGAGCCACCTGCTGCCACTTACTGTACAAGTACCAGGGAAAAACCTACAAGCTGATCATGAAGGCACACAATCCGGATCAGATGGAGAAGCAGATGACAAGAGATTTTGATCCCAGGGCGTCTTTTGTGGAGTCAGAGAAAACCTTCAACCCCAGTGAAGTGGGAGATAgagaaggagaggaggaggCCGAGGCAGAGGAAGGAGACGGAGATGAGGATGGTGATGCTGAGGGGAGCGTGGTGACCGAATCCATCCCCGGATCCTCATCCAAAACCAACCCGGAGGAGTTCGAGGTTGGCTCCGAGTACAGCGACAGGTTACCGCTCGGAGCGGAGGCCGTCACCATCTCGGAGGAAATCAACGGCAACTATAAGCAGCCCAGCCGCTGA
- the sema7a gene encoding semaphorin-7A: MVHNLEAWLSGGVKHHFTELRKMKQFVYIYLCLAVDFKLVLSVFSRETPALGSTNSPRLLSPDINGTWYEYETHQNHSVFSYQEEEQELYVGATNFVLKLDTDNYHVIEKCPITTTGQQQCSDGPCKNVITVIEKFQDDLFVCGTNGHIPKCWKLNQTCEVVSSYEGAGISPLVHTHNCLTLAVDGDLYAAAPLGIDGDSLQFRRKAGKRTNVWMYNRWLSEPTFISVSWVKRVDDPENEKIYIFFREKNADHSPDADPWISKVARVCKTDEGGSKRFFQNMWTSFLKARLVCGFPDESLYFNRLQDVYVMHADDWHNTRVYALFTSSWNSTAVCIYSIEMIEEIFENSTFRGYTNDIPTPRPGKCVPNSKSLSRATVNIVKNHPEMDDWVHSLYYKAPFYISNHNYTKILVDRVQAADQQVYNVLLLVTDIGKIHKVLEAGSEPFIISETQLSSISTIQAVKLDTKKKRLVVGFSEKISTVDLQRCEEYNNSCADCVLARDPYCAWTTSGCTPSNLGGIQNIKDGHTSVCSTAADDLKVVYKYKRQIDSLKSSRTVHSVPEGVPFYLSCPIDSYHAEYTWEHEGHHSPCLQMLSNCLHLIPSMGKENYGTYDCVSREKDYTKTLKQYQLMEQQYLEEKIDKRSFAHPKLNNALGLAPKLTWILLQNAVMWEILR; the protein is encoded by the exons ATGGTTCACAATTTGGAGGCTTGGCTGAGTGGAGGAGTTAAACATCATTTCACAGAACTGCGCAAAATGAAGCAATTCGTTTATATTTATCTGTGTCTAGCGGTGGATTTCAAGCTGGTTTTAAGCGTCTTTTCGAGGGAGACACCGGCTCTCGGGTCAACAAACAGTCCGAGGCTTCTGAGTCCAG ATATAAATGGTACTTGGTATGAATACGAAACTCATCAGAACCACAGTGTGTTCTCGTACCAGGAGGAAGAGCAGGAGCTTTATGTCGGAGCTACAAATTTCGTTTTAAAATTAGACACAGATAACTATCACGTCATAGAG AAATGTCCAATAACAACAACTGGACAGCAGCAGTGCTCTGAT GGTCCCTGTAAAAATGTAATCACCGTCATAGAGAAGTTTCAGGATGACCTGTTTGTGTGTGGGACAAACGGACACATACCAAAGTGCTGGAAGCTT AACCAGACCTGTGAGGTAGTTTCCAGTTACGAGGGAGCAGGCATCTCTCCGTTAGTCCACACACACAACTGTTTGACGCTCGCAGTGG ATGGGGATTTATATGCAGCGGCACCTTTGGGCATTGATGGGGATTCTTTGCAGTTCAGGAGAAAAGCTGGGAAGCGAACTAATGTCTGGATGTATAACAGATGGCTGTCAG AGCCTACGTTCATCTCTGTATCCTGGGTGAAGCGTGTTGACGACCCAGAGAATGAGAAAATCTACATCTTCTTCCGAGAAAAGAACGCTGACCACAGCCCAGATGCTGATCCCTGGATTTCTAAGGTGGCCAGAGTTTGTAAG ACTGATGAAGGTGGATCAAAAAGATTCTTCCAGAACATGTGGACGTCCTTCCTGAAGGCTCGCCTcgtctgtgggtttccagatgaGTCACTGTATTTCAATCGTCTCCAGGATGTGTATGTGATGCACGCCGATGACTGGCACAACACGAGAGTCTACGCTCTTTTCACCAGCAGCTG GAACTCAACTGCCGTTTGTATCTATTCGATAGAAATGATAGAGGAGATATTTGAAAATTCAACTTTCAGAGGCTATACTAATGACATCCCTACACCACGGCCTGGAAAA TGTGTCCCAAACAGCAAAAGTCTGTCACGGGCCACAGTGAACATAGTGAAGAATCATCCTGAAATGGATGACTGGGTGCACTCCCTCTATTACAAAGCTCCTTTTTATATAAGCAACCACAATTACACCAAGATACTTGTTGACCGGGTTCAAGCAGCAGACCAGCAAGTGTACAACGTTTTGCTCCTTGTTACTG ATATTGGCAAAATCCATAAAGTCCTAGAGGCTGGTTCGGAGCCTTTTATCATATCAGAAACACAGCTCTCCAGCATTTCAACAATCCAGGCAGTGAAGCTTGACACTAAAAAG AAAAGATTAGTGGTGGGTTTTTCTGAGAAAATATCCACAGTGGACCTTCAGAGATGTGAAGAGTACAACAACTCTTGCGCTGACTGTGTTCTGGCGCGTGACCCATACTGTGCATGGACCACATCTGGATGCACCCCTTCTAACCT TGGGGGCATTCAGAATATAAAGGATGGGCATACAAGTGTTTGCTCAACAGCAGCAGATG atctaaAGGTAGTATATAAGTACAAAAGGCAGATAGATTCACTAAAGAGTTCAAGGACAGTTCATTCAGTCCCCGAAGGTGTCCCCTTCTATCTGTCCTGTCCTATAGACTCCTATCATGCCGAGTACACCTGGGAGCATGAAGGTCATCACAGTCCATGCCTGCAGATGCTTTCCAACTGTCTGCATCTCATTCCTTCTATGGGAAAGGAGAACTATGGGACATATGACTGTGTCTCCAGAGAGAAGGACTACACCAAGACTTTGAAACAATACCAACTTATGGAGCAACAATATCTGGAGGAAAAGATCGACAAGAGAAGCTTTGCTCATCCTAAGCTGAATAATGCACTAGGCCTTGCTCCTAAACTGACATGGATTTTACTCCAGAATGCAGTGATGTGGGAAATATTGAGATAG